The following proteins are encoded in a genomic region of Glycine max cultivar Williams 82 chromosome 18, Glycine_max_v4.0, whole genome shotgun sequence:
- the LOC100815889 gene encoding transcription initiation factor TFIID subunit 8: MSNGGGKTGRQLEQPGTWRRRKVGGGDDYARAIAKIAVAQVCEGEGFQAFQQSALEALSDVVVRYILNVGKSAHCHANLSGRTECNAFDVIQGLEDMGSVQGFAGAADVDHCLESSGVIREIVHFVNDAEPVMFAHPIPRFPVVKERVPNPSFLQKGEEPPGEHIPAWLPAFPDPQTYSQSPAVNGRGTEPRAVKFDQERESGKGEWPALNLQQQMVSNMFEKSASIDPADAKAKRVAAEGNPFLAAPLKIEDKEVASVPPPAKLFNDEALDNPVVENLVENEPISALETFAPAIEAMKSTICDSKEDQTKFCANEKPTVRFKIGIKNKLLGKSIGLIPQKEEHEKTLPWFAMEDEKDDRKRRAEKILRESLENPDQLVQL, from the coding sequence ATGAGCAATGGCGGTGGGAAGACTGGAAGACAGCTTGAACAGCCTGGCACATGGAGGAGGAGGAAAGTTGGTGGTGGTGATGACTATGCCCGGGCTATAGCTAAGATTGCGGTAGCACAGGTGTGCGAAGGCGAGGGATTTCAGGCGTTTCAGCAGTCGGCTCTCGAGGCGTTGTCTGACGTTGTGGTTCGGTATATTTTGAACGTGGGGAAGTCTGCACATTGCCATGCTAATCTTTCAGGTAGAACTGAGTGCAATGCTTTTGATGTCATTCAAGGGTTGGAAGATATGGGATCAGTGCAGGGGTTTGCGGGCGCTGCAGATGTTGATCACTGCCTTGAAAGTTCAGGTGTTATTCGGGAAATTGTTCATTTTGTAAACGATGCTGAGCCGGTTATGTTTGCACACCCCATTCCTCGGTTTCCAGTTGTTAAAGAACGGGTGCCTAATCCAAGCTTTTTGCAAAAAGGAGAAGAGCCTCCTGGGGAGCATATTCCTGCTTGGTTGCCTGCATTCCCTGATCCACAAACTTATTCTCAGTCACCTGCAGTGAATGGAAGAGGGACAGAACCTCGTGCGGTCAAATTTGACCAAGAAAGAGAGAGTGGCAAGGGGGAGTGGCCTGCGTTGAATTTGCAGCAGCAGATGGTCTCAAATATGTTTGAAAAGTCTGCCTCGATTGACCCTGCAGATGCTAAGGCAAAAAGAGTAGCAGCAGAAGGTAACCCGTTCCTTGCTGCACCTTTGAAAATTGAGGACAAGGAAGTTGCTTCTGTTCCCCCTCCGGCTAAGCTTTTTAAtgatgaagctcttgataatCCTGTTGTGGAAAATCTTGTTGAAAATGAACCGATTTCAGCATTGGAGACATTTGCTCCAGCAAttgaagcaatgaaaagcacaatcTGTGATTCCAAGGAAGATCAGACAAAATTTTGTGCCAATGAGAAGCCTACGGTGCGTTTTAAGATTgggattaaaaacaaattattaggaAAATCCATTGGTTTGATCCCACAAAAAGAGGAGCATGAAAAGACTTTGCCATGGTTTGCAATGGAAGATGAGAAGGATGACAGAAAAAGAAGGGCTGAGAAAATTCTAAGGGAATCTTTGGAAAACCCAGATCAGCTTGTTCAGTTGTAA